A portion of the Mobula birostris isolate sMobBir1 unplaced genomic scaffold, sMobBir1.hap1 scaffold_879, whole genome shotgun sequence genome contains these proteins:
- the LOC140193797 gene encoding adenylate cyclase type 6-like has translation MSWFGGTLLDDHKSTWSDSTQPPPHPAPTPDDAFRPGHCGVFSLSCCAEPPMEPALPLSCPRKEVGDRCPSQGEESPLRPGSPEEREGEVGRPICPSLWQRMCRVFLSKQFKSEKLELLYQRYLLRLNQGSFTVLLGLLALACGLLTALHWAQGPPRAPYLGVLSAATGLLLLLAGACSLGPSPQRGRVSLACYLVVGLLLAVQTAVLLGLWPPSPSGGLWWSVLSVHVIYALLPVRMRVAVVSSALLSALHLAVCWYCNREEPFLRKQ, from the coding sequence ATGTCCTGGTTCGGAGGTACTCTGCTCGATGACCACAAATCCACCTGGTCTGACTCTACGCAGCCCCCTCCTCATCCAGCTCCCACCCCTGATGATGCCTTCCGCCCTGGCCATTGTGGGGTCTTCTCCCTCAGCTGCTGCGCCGAGCCACCGATGGAGCCTGCtctgccactctcttgccccagGAAGGAGGTGGGAGACCGCTGCCCATCCCAAGGGGAGGAGTCTCCTCTTCGCCCTGGTTCCCcagaggaaagggagggggaagtagGGCGGCCCATCTGCCCCTCCCTGTGGCAGCGGATGTGCAGGGTCTTCCTCTCTAAGCAGTTCAAGTCTGAGAAGTTGGAGCTTCTCTACCAGCGTTACCTGCTGCGCCTTAACCAGGGCAGCTTCACAGTGCTGCTGGGTTTGCTGGCACTGGCGTGCGGCCTCCTCACCGCCCTGCACTGGGCCCAGGGGCCCCCGCGGGCCCCCTACCTGGGCGTGCTGTCGGCCGCCACCGGCCTCCTGCTCCTGCTGGCGGGGGCCTGCAGTCTCGGCCCCAGCCCCCAGCGGGGCCGGGTCAGCCTGGCCTGCTATCTGGTGGTGGGGCTGCTGCTAGCGGTGCAGACGGCCGTCCTGCTCGGCCTGTGGCCCCCCAGCCCCTCTGGTGGCCTCTGGTGGTCTGTCCTCTCCGTCCACGTCATCTACGCCCTGCTGCCAGTCCGCATGAGGGTGGCGGTGGTCAGCAGCGCCCTCCTCTCCGCCCTGCACCTGGCTGTGTGCTGGTACTGCAACCGGGAGGAGCCCTTCCTCAGgaagcag